In one window of Henckelia pumila isolate YLH828 chromosome 1, ASM3356847v2, whole genome shotgun sequence DNA:
- the LOC140875913 gene encoding heat stress transcription factor A-7a-like yields MNQYSIKEEYVGSSSLMLHWDNEELIPQPLEALLDSTAPPPFLSKTYDFVDDPSTNEIVSWSRGNNSFIVWDPQKFATHLLPNHFKHNNFSSFVRQLNTYGFRKVDPDNWEFANEGFLKGQRHLLKTIVRRKTQYSSTSQASNRSNLGECEEVGSFGLDAEIDGLRRDKQVLTMELVKLRQQQQTIFSCLEAMEQRLKGTEMKQKQTMSFLAKALQNPTLLQQIFHHKSNKREVISYGIRRRGILDYASKDVGGVEELVFQEGENTSFQEFDQVTSEENAHKNDVIGIGQFGDGNFYVKLEPQEYGEIPRFGDLELEKLALSMQKPQVIVEQKSSE; encoded by the exons ATGAATCAATATTCCATAAAAGAGGAGTATGTTGGATCAAGTTCATTAATGCTACACTGGGATAACGAGGAGCTGATCCCTCAGCCGTTGGAGGCTTTATTGGACAGTACTGCTCCTCCACCGTTTCTCAGCAAAACTTATGATTTTGTCGATGATCCGAGTACGAATGAAATCGTTTCGTGGAGTCGAGGTAACAATAGTTTCATCGTTTGGGATCCTCAAAAATTTGCAACCCATCTTCTTCCAAACCACTTCAAGCACAATAATTTCTCAAGTTTTGTGAGGCAGCTTAATACTTAC GGCTTCAGGAAGGTTGATCCAGACAACTGGGAGTTCGCAAATGAAGGGTTTTTGAAGGGACAAAGGCATCTTCTAAAAACCATCGTCAGAAGAAAGACACAATATTCGAGTACTTCTCAAGCATCGAATCGAAGTAATTTGGGGGAGTGCGAGGAGGTGGGAAGTTTCGGATTGGATGCAGAAATTGATGGTCTGAGGCGCGACAAGCAAGTTCTAACGATGGAATTAGTGAAACTTAGGCAGCAACAACAAACCATTTTTTCATGTCTTGAGGCAATGGAACAAAGGCTTAAAGGGACAGAAATGAAGCAAAAACAAACTATGAGTTTCTTGGCTAAGGCTTTGCAAAACCCCACTTTGTTGCAACAAATATTTCACCACAAAAGCAATAAAAGAGAAGTAATAAGCTACGGAATTAGGAGAAGAGGAATACTAGACTATGCCTCCAAAGATGTTGGGGGGGTTGAAGAATTAGTCTTTCAAGAAGGGGAAAATACTAGTTTTCAAGAATTTGATCAAGTAACAAGTGAAGAAAACGCACACAAAAATGATGTCATTGGAATTGGGCAATTTGGGGATGGCAACTTTTATGTCAAGCTAGAGCCTCAAGAGTATGGTGAAATTCCAAGATTTGGTGATTTGGAGCTTGAGAAATTGGCCTTGAGTATGCAAAAACCTCAAGTGATTGTGGAGCAAAAATCTTCCGAATAA